The Actinosynnema mirum DSM 43827 genomic interval CAACTCCGGTAGCTCAGGCACACCGAATCCCCCACCACCACGGAGCCGACCCCAGCTCCGACCGCCTCCACGACCCCCGCGCCCTCGTGCCCGAACACCATCGGCAGCAGGGCTTCCGGCCACGTCCGGCGCATCAGCAGGTCCGTGTGGCACACGCCCGCCGCCAGCACCCGCACCACGACCTCGTCCGGCCTCGGGTCGTCCAGCTCCACCTCGCGCACCTCGAACGGGCCGCCCGGACGCTCGACCAGGGCGGCGCGCGCCCGCGTCACGCGCGCTCCAGCACGAAGTAGTAGTGCTTCCCCCCGTCAAGCACGCCCTTGCCGTTCATCACCCCGAGCACCGCGCGCTCGTCGAGCCGCTTGAAGTGGTCCAGCACCGGCCGCCCGTCGTAGACCATCGTCGCGGTCGCCTCGCCCCGGAACTCGACCGTCCACAGGCTCGCCCCGCCCCCGGCCAGCTCCTCGTTCGCGTACAGCCCGCCGTCGGCGTCGCGGCACACCAGGGGCGTCACGTCGGTCAGGGACGTGAACGTCTTGCCGTACCAGCCCGCCTTCTCCAGGTTCCCCTCGAAGCTGTGGCCGCTCACGAACTCGCTGCCGCGCCAGTCCCCCAGCAGCTCCTCCGGCGCCACGGTCGGCAGCGCCGCCCACAGGCCGTCCAGCTCCTCGACCGTCGTGCGACCACCCGCCTCGCGGATCTCGGCGATGCGGGCACGAGCCTCGTCGGCGGTCATCCGAACCTCCCGGACACGGGGAACAGGGGCACCAGACCTGACAAATTAGACCGAGGATGTCAGGTTGTCAGCCCCCGAACGGTCAGCTCCACCAGACGGCGCAGCAGCACCTCCTGCCGCTCGACGCCGCCCAGGTGCAGCGTGATCCCCTTGACCCCGTAGAACAGCACCCCGGCCACCTCGTCCACCCCGGCGCACGGCCCCAGCACGCCCTCCAGGACCTCGATCATCCGCCGCTCGAAGAGCGTCCACTGCTCGACCGCCCGCTGCTGCGTCTCGTCGATCAGCTCGGCCTGGAACACCTCGCCCGCGTGCATCCGCAGCACCAGCCCGAGCACCGCGGTCAACCGCTCGGCCACCCCACCGGGCCCCCGCGCGGCGACCTCGGCCCGTTCCAGGAAAACCTCCAGCGCCCACTGCACGGCCTCCCGGAAGATCTCCTCCTTGCCCCGGTAGTACTGGTACAACGCGGGCCGGGAGACGTCCGCGGCTGCGGCGATGGCGTCCATGGAGGTCCGCCGGTAGCCGTACCGGGCGAAGCAGGACACCGCCGCGCGCATGTAGCGCTCTCGCCGCTGATCGGGTGATGTCGCCACCGGACGACTGTAACCAGCGGCCACTCCCGAGCCGGCCCGGTCAGGCCCGAGGCGGTGACCACGACCAGGCCGGTGACGCGCGCCCTCCCCCGCC includes:
- a CDS encoding DUF4334 domain-containing protein, yielding MTADEARARIAEIREAGGRTTVEELDGLWAALPTVAPEELLGDWRGSEFVSGHSFEGNLEKAGWYGKTFTSLTDVTPLVCRDADGGLYANEELAGGGASLWTVEFRGEATATMVYDGRPVLDHFKRLDERAVLGVMNGKGVLDGGKHYYFVLERA
- a CDS encoding TetR/AcrR family transcriptional regulator — its product is MSAANMMEVFSIYGNAVSREGRGYLGAPQKLPSAGSSIDYREVLWDAQPFGVKSSMVTDMTAPQGQRVRERPERGHLPPAPGQPGPGRRGPGVGGDVFFLADPQPVAGRNPRANVVVPFGALLDVELLRVREKYGFLDARDGKGFRRDLLVDLGWRGRGRHRARQRVRRGRGLPPAPRPGAAGEGARHRPGRGHRLGPDRAGSGVAAGYSRPVATSPDQRRERYMRAAVSCFARYGYRRTSMDAIAAAADVSRPALYQYYRGKEEIFREAVQWALEVFLERAEVAARGPGGVAERLTAVLGLVLRMHAGEVFQAELIDETQQRAVEQWTLFERRMIEVLEGVLGPCAGVDEVAGVLFYGVKGITLHLGGVERQEVLLRRLVELTVRGLTT